In Salinibacterium sp. ZJ70, one DNA window encodes the following:
- a CDS encoding undecaprenyl-diphosphate phosphatase, producing the protein MDFLEAIILGILQGLTEFLPISSSAHLRIFGDLAQWGDPGATFTAITQLGTETAVLIYFWKDITRIIGRWFRSFRSPSGSHAASVPKNDPDVRLGWLIIIGTVPIVLAGFFLQDLIRDALRSLWITAFVLIGFGLLLWAADAFGRRVKGLTDMGYRDGILIGFAQMLALVPGVSRSGASISAGLALGYTRTAAARFAFLLAVPAVFGSGFYELATSLREPGTNAYGVAETAVATVVAFAVGYAVIAFLMRYLEKRSFLPFVIYRILLGTALIVLLSMGVLQPLSS; encoded by the coding sequence GTGGACTTCCTCGAAGCGATCATCCTGGGCATCCTCCAGGGCCTCACCGAGTTCCTGCCGATCTCGTCGAGCGCGCACCTGCGCATCTTCGGCGACCTCGCGCAGTGGGGGGACCCGGGTGCGACCTTCACGGCGATCACGCAGCTCGGCACGGAGACGGCCGTCCTCATCTACTTCTGGAAGGACATCACCCGCATCATCGGGCGGTGGTTCCGCTCATTCCGTTCGCCGAGCGGATCGCACGCGGCGAGCGTTCCGAAGAACGACCCGGATGTGCGTCTCGGCTGGCTGATCATCATCGGCACCGTTCCGATCGTCCTCGCGGGGTTCTTCCTGCAGGATCTGATCCGCGACGCGCTTCGCTCGCTCTGGATCACGGCATTCGTGCTCATCGGCTTCGGTCTGCTGCTGTGGGCCGCCGACGCCTTCGGACGCCGCGTCAAGGGGCTCACCGACATGGGGTACCGCGACGGCATCCTGATCGGCTTCGCCCAGATGCTCGCGCTCGTGCCGGGTGTGAGCCGCTCCGGCGCATCCATCAGCGCGGGCCTCGCTCTCGGCTACACCCGCACCGCAGCTGCGCGCTTCGCGTTCCTGCTCGCGGTGCCCGCCGTCTTCGGAAGCGGCTTCTACGAGCTGGCGACGTCGCTGCGGGAGCCCGGCACGAACGCATACGGCGTCGCCGAGACCGCTGTAGCCACCGTGGTGGCCTTCGCCGTCGGCTACGCGGTGATCGCGTTCCTCATGCGCTACCTCGAGAAGCGCTCGTTCCTGCCGTTCGTGATCTACCGGATCCTGCTCGGAACCGCGCTCATCGTGCTGCTGAGCATGGGCGTGCTGCAGCCGCTTTCGAGCTGA
- a CDS encoding DNA polymerase Y family protein, with protein sequence MNSSAPRLLVVHAPDWAVRAQARAARCDEHAPVALIGKGRVVGCTAAARAEGVREGMRQREAQGRCPGLHILRDDPSVAVRAFEPVLAALDEALPGWHLVRPGTAAIRARGPARYYGSEAAAAHTALGIAEQHGAEGIQVGVAAGLFAAELAALAPPRRTAPSARPQDRVRIVPTASTAAFLGDLPVAALGEPELATLLPRLGIRTLAEFAALEPSHVIARFGPSGARVHALARGVDPRPATPRIPPRDIEALVDFEPAAQRVDEVAFGVRAACDDFVQELLAERLVCTALRVELHGDRGEHEERVWLHPRSFTAAEVVDRVRWQLQAADALRSGVVRVRVTPDAVDPVHTHEAGLWGTGPDDRVHSVLSRVQGMVGHRGVLVPRVTGGRRPADRQTLVPWGDRAPAVRERTQPWPGALPDPPPTTVFAMPRPLRVEDVDGRAVAVDDRGSVSASPAVLVSQTGTRRELTAWAGPWPLEERWWDPASARTVHRMQAVDSTGCAWLLVLDAEGWWAEGRYD encoded by the coding sequence GTGAACTCCTCCGCTCCCCGACTGCTCGTCGTGCACGCCCCCGACTGGGCTGTGCGCGCGCAGGCGCGAGCGGCGCGGTGCGACGAGCACGCGCCCGTCGCGCTCATCGGGAAGGGGAGGGTGGTCGGATGCACCGCCGCCGCCCGCGCCGAGGGGGTGCGCGAGGGCATGCGTCAGCGCGAGGCGCAGGGGCGCTGCCCCGGGCTCCACATTCTCCGCGACGACCCGTCCGTCGCGGTGCGCGCCTTCGAACCTGTGCTCGCGGCGCTGGATGAGGCGCTGCCCGGATGGCATCTCGTGCGGCCCGGAACGGCGGCCATCCGGGCGCGCGGCCCGGCACGCTATTACGGCAGCGAGGCTGCGGCGGCCCATACGGCGCTCGGCATCGCCGAGCAGCACGGCGCGGAGGGCATCCAGGTGGGCGTGGCGGCCGGGCTCTTCGCCGCCGAGCTCGCTGCCCTCGCTCCCCCGCGCCGCACAGCCCCCTCCGCGCGCCCCCAGGATCGGGTGCGCATCGTGCCGACCGCATCCACCGCAGCCTTCCTCGGCGATCTTCCCGTGGCGGCACTCGGCGAGCCGGAGCTCGCCACCCTGCTCCCCCGGCTCGGCATCCGCACGCTCGCCGAGTTCGCCGCGCTCGAGCCGTCGCACGTCATCGCCCGCTTCGGGCCTTCGGGGGCGCGCGTGCATGCGCTCGCCCGCGGGGTCGATCCGCGGCCCGCGACCCCGCGCATCCCTCCGCGCGACATCGAGGCGCTCGTCGACTTCGAACCTGCCGCCCAGCGCGTCGACGAGGTCGCCTTCGGCGTGCGCGCCGCGTGCGACGACTTCGTGCAGGAGCTGCTCGCCGAGCGGCTCGTGTGCACGGCGCTGCGCGTCGAGCTGCACGGGGACCGCGGCGAGCATGAGGAGCGCGTGTGGCTGCATCCGCGGTCGTTCACCGCGGCCGAGGTCGTCGATCGCGTGCGATGGCAGCTGCAGGCCGCGGATGCGCTGCGCTCGGGGGTCGTGCGCGTGCGCGTGACCCCGGATGCCGTCGACCCCGTGCACACGCACGAGGCGGGGCTCTGGGGCACGGGCCCCGATGATCGCGTGCACTCGGTGCTGTCGCGCGTGCAGGGCATGGTGGGGCATCGGGGCGTGCTGGTCCCCCGCGTGACGGGCGGCCGCCGCCCCGCGGATCGGCAGACGCTCGTGCCGTGGGGCGACCGGGCGCCTGCCGTGCGCGAGCGCACGCAGCCGTGGCCGGGTGCCCTCCCCGATCCGCCGCCCACGACCGTCTTCGCGATGCCGCGTCCGCTGCGTGTGGAGGACGTCGATGGTCGCGCTGTCGCGGTGGATGATCGCGGATCCGTGAGCGCCTCACCTGCGGTGCTCGTCTCGCAGACGGGTACCCGCCGCGAGCTCACGGCGTGGGCGGGGCCGTGGCCGCTCGAGGAGCGCTGGTGGGATCCGGCTTCCGCGCGCACCGTGCACCGCATGCAGGCGGTCGACAGCACCGGATGCGCCTGGCTGCTCGTGCTGGATGCCGAGGGCTGGTGGGCGGAAGGGCGGTACGACTGA
- a CDS encoding error-prone DNA polymerase has protein sequence MGWSNPPMPWAQFERTLSGVPPEARDGGDGPAFSRKRGPYAPPPGMVRDPDALPAAELHAHSSFSFLDGASSPEELLEEAERLGLSALAIVDHDTLAGIVRFAEAAENSSVATVFGAELSLGLSGPQNGEPDPEGEHLVVLARGQEGYHRLASALTEANLRGGEKGRPVYDLDDLAAHAGGHWAILTGCRKGAVRRALARDGIDAAGRALDELVARFGHDAVHVELIDQGDPLDSDRNDALAALAASRGLPVLATGNVHYATPDRRHIAAAVAAVRAHRSLDELDGWLPASGGAHLRSGREMRARFARYPGAVEHGVALAAELAFPLRRAKPALPKQQVPEGHTPMSYLRELVWAAVPERYPDLADEDRARIEAELAVIEKKDFPGYFLIVHDIVAFARSRGILCQGRGSAANSAVCYLLGITAVDAIGYRLPFERFLSALRDEEPDIDVDFDSDRREEVIQWVFDTYGRRNAAQVANVIQYRPKNAIRDVAKALGFSPGQQDAWSKQVDAHAWNLEAGATVDSDIPAPVVGLARELLKAPRHLGIHSGGMVLTDRPVGEVVPIEHARMQNRTVIQWDKDDAAWMGLVKFDLLGLGILAALQHSFDLIRLSTGEEWTLQSLPKEEAAVYDMLCRADSIGVFQVESRAQMGLLPRLQPRRFYDLVVQIALVRPGPIQGGAVHPFVRRKLGTEPIEYAHPKLIPALERTLGVPVFQEQLMQMAMAVGECTGEDADLLRRAMGSKRGLERIESLRRKLYEGMASNGLTGAAADEIYAKIQAFANFGFAESHSLSFALLVYASSWIKLHYPAAFLAGLLRAQPMGFYSPATLTADARRHGVEVRRPDILRSDVDAGLEPLSPETPVAPTGLPTCAERIHPPVEEFDPSAPDRTREHRRDGGVAVRLGLAGVRGIGAKLASRIVAERRQGGAFRDMEDLVRRVGLTTAQLEALATAGAFEPFGMRNREALWRAGAAAQDRAEYLAGTVVAVQPPLFADPTAFETLAGDLWATGISPDDHPVRHLRARLAARGVLPASALREAESGRRIEVAGLVTHRQRPATASGITFMNVEDETGLVNVICGAGFWARHRRVARDEPAVIVRGILERSPEGVINVLADAIEPLRAGVEHRSRDFR, from the coding sequence ATGGGCTGGAGCAACCCGCCCATGCCCTGGGCGCAGTTCGAACGCACGCTGAGCGGGGTCCCCCCGGAGGCGCGCGACGGCGGCGACGGCCCCGCGTTCTCCCGTAAGCGCGGCCCGTACGCACCCCCACCCGGCATGGTCCGCGACCCTGACGCGCTTCCCGCGGCCGAGCTGCACGCGCATTCGAGCTTCAGCTTCCTCGACGGCGCCTCCTCGCCCGAGGAACTGCTCGAGGAGGCCGAGCGCCTGGGGCTCAGCGCCCTCGCGATCGTCGACCACGACACCCTCGCGGGCATCGTGCGGTTCGCGGAGGCTGCCGAGAACTCGAGCGTCGCGACCGTCTTCGGGGCGGAGCTCTCGCTCGGACTGAGCGGCCCGCAGAACGGCGAACCGGATCCGGAGGGCGAGCACCTCGTGGTGCTGGCGCGCGGTCAGGAGGGGTACCACCGGCTCGCGTCGGCGCTCACCGAGGCGAATCTGCGCGGCGGCGAGAAGGGGCGCCCCGTGTACGACCTCGACGATCTCGCGGCGCACGCGGGCGGGCACTGGGCGATCCTCACCGGGTGCCGCAAGGGCGCTGTGCGCCGTGCGCTCGCACGCGACGGCATCGACGCAGCGGGGCGTGCGCTCGATGAGCTCGTCGCCCGGTTCGGGCACGACGCCGTGCATGTCGAGCTCATCGATCAGGGCGACCCGCTCGACTCCGATCGCAACGATGCTCTCGCGGCTCTCGCCGCCTCCCGCGGGCTCCCCGTGCTCGCGACCGGCAACGTGCACTACGCCACCCCGGATCGCCGGCACATCGCCGCCGCCGTGGCGGCGGTGCGCGCGCATCGCAGCCTCGACGAGCTCGACGGATGGCTTCCCGCCTCCGGGGGCGCCCACCTGCGCAGCGGCCGTGAGATGCGCGCACGCTTCGCGCGGTACCCGGGGGCCGTCGAGCACGGGGTCGCTCTCGCTGCGGAGCTCGCCTTCCCGCTGCGTCGGGCGAAGCCCGCGCTGCCGAAGCAGCAGGTGCCCGAGGGGCACACGCCGATGTCGTATCTGCGCGAGCTCGTGTGGGCGGCGGTGCCCGAGCGCTATCCGGATCTCGCCGACGAGGACCGCGCCCGCATCGAGGCGGAGCTCGCCGTCATCGAGAAGAAGGACTTCCCCGGCTACTTCCTCATCGTCCACGACATCGTGGCCTTCGCCCGCAGCCGTGGGATCCTCTGCCAGGGGCGCGGATCTGCCGCCAACTCGGCTGTCTGCTATCTGCTGGGCATCACCGCGGTGGATGCGATCGGGTACCGGCTGCCGTTCGAGCGGTTCCTCTCGGCGCTGCGCGACGAGGAGCCCGACATCGACGTCGACTTCGACTCCGATCGCCGCGAGGAGGTCATCCAGTGGGTCTTCGACACCTACGGCCGTCGCAACGCCGCGCAGGTCGCGAACGTCATCCAGTACCGCCCCAAGAACGCCATCCGGGATGTCGCGAAGGCCCTCGGCTTCAGCCCCGGGCAGCAGGACGCGTGGTCGAAGCAGGTCGACGCGCACGCGTGGAACCTGGAAGCCGGTGCGACGGTCGACTCCGACATCCCCGCGCCGGTGGTGGGCCTGGCGAGGGAGCTGCTGAAGGCTCCGCGGCACCTCGGCATCCATTCGGGCGGCATGGTGCTCACCGATCGTCCGGTGGGCGAGGTGGTGCCGATCGAGCACGCGCGCATGCAGAACCGCACCGTCATCCAGTGGGATAAGGACGACGCCGCCTGGATGGGGCTCGTGAAGTTCGATCTTCTGGGCCTCGGGATCCTCGCGGCGCTGCAGCACAGCTTCGACCTCATCCGGCTCTCGACGGGCGAGGAGTGGACGCTGCAGTCGCTTCCCAAGGAGGAGGCGGCGGTCTACGACATGCTGTGCCGCGCGGATTCGATCGGCGTCTTCCAGGTGGAGTCGCGCGCCCAGATGGGGCTGCTGCCGCGCCTGCAGCCGCGGCGCTTCTACGACCTCGTCGTGCAGATCGCCCTCGTGCGTCCTGGCCCCATCCAGGGCGGCGCCGTGCACCCCTTCGTGCGCCGCAAGCTCGGCACGGAGCCGATCGAGTACGCGCATCCGAAGCTCATCCCGGCTCTCGAGCGCACGCTCGGGGTGCCGGTGTTCCAGGAGCAGCTCATGCAGATGGCGATGGCGGTCGGCGAGTGCACGGGTGAGGATGCCGACCTGCTGCGGCGCGCGATGGGGTCCAAGCGCGGGCTCGAGCGCATCGAGTCGCTGCGGCGGAAGCTCTACGAGGGGATGGCGAGCAACGGTCTCACGGGTGCCGCAGCCGATGAGATCTACGCGAAGATCCAGGCGTTCGCGAACTTCGGCTTCGCCGAGAGCCACAGTCTGAGCTTCGCCCTGCTCGTCTACGCGAGCTCGTGGATCAAGCTGCACTACCCGGCTGCGTTCCTGGCGGGGCTGCTGCGGGCGCAGCCGATGGGCTTCTACTCCCCCGCGACGCTCACCGCGGATGCGCGTCGGCACGGTGTCGAGGTGCGTCGCCCAGACATCCTGCGTTCGGATGTCGACGCCGGCCTCGAACCGCTCTCCCCCGAGACCCCCGTCGCCCCCACGGGGCTTCCGACCTGCGCCGAGCGCATCCACCCTCCCGTGGAGGAGTTCGATCCGTCGGCACCCGATCGCACTCGCGAGCACCGCCGGGATGGCGGCGTCGCCGTGCGCCTCGGGCTCGCCGGGGTGCGGGGCATCGGCGCGAAGCTCGCCAGCCGGATCGTCGCCGAGCGACGGCAGGGCGGTGCGTTCCGCGACATGGAGGATCTCGTGCGCCGGGTGGGGCTCACGACTGCGCAGCTCGAGGCGCTCGCGACGGCGGGCGCGTTCGAGCCTTTCGGGATGCGCAATCGCGAAGCGCTGTGGCGTGCGGGGGCCGCAGCCCAGGATCGCGCGGAGTACCTCGCGGGCACGGTCGTGGCCGTGCAGCCGCCGCTGTTCGCCGACCCGACGGCGTTCGAGACGCTCGCGGGCGATCTGTGGGCGACGGGCATCTCCCCCGATGACCATCCGGTGCGGCACCTGCGCGCGCGGCTCGCCGCACGAGGGGTGCTGCCCGCTTCTGCGCTGCGCGAGGCCGAGAGCGGCCGCCGCATCGAGGTGGCGGGGCTCGTGACGCACCGGCAGCGTCCGGCGACCGCCTCCGGGATCACGTTCATGAACGTGGAGGATGAGACGGGGCTCGTGAACGTCATCTGCGGCGCAGGTTTCTGGGCCAGGCACCGCCGGGTGGCGCGTGACGAACCCGCCGTGATCGTGCGCGGCATCCTCGAGCGCTCACCCGAGGGCGTCATCAATGTGCTCGCGGATGCGATCGAGCCGCTCCGAGCGGGCGTGGAGCACCGCTCCCGCGACTTCCGCTGA
- a CDS encoding cold shock and DUF1294 domain-containing protein, which produces MKPGPVRMTGVLTAWNDGRGFGFIAPTLGGTDIFVHVSAFPEGSERPAVGDEIDYVLQLSPDGRPRAASARLQRRAPVPARVRRAVPPPRSSPFGYLSILAFGCIVLISSQLAPVPLWVFVLYGGASLVAFIAYAVDKRAARLQAWRVEEGSLLALGLIGGWPGAILAQQVFRHKTLKVSFQRMFWVTVVLNVLGFVVLSWIARVTEIV; this is translated from the coding sequence ATGAAACCCGGTCCCGTGCGCATGACAGGCGTGCTGACGGCTTGGAATGATGGACGCGGCTTCGGGTTCATCGCCCCCACGCTCGGCGGCACGGACATCTTCGTGCACGTGTCGGCGTTCCCCGAGGGCTCCGAGCGCCCCGCCGTCGGTGACGAGATCGATTACGTGCTGCAGCTCTCTCCCGATGGGCGCCCGCGGGCCGCCTCGGCGCGGCTGCAACGGCGAGCTCCTGTGCCCGCGCGGGTGCGCCGCGCCGTGCCTCCCCCGCGTTCGAGCCCTTTCGGGTATCTCTCGATCCTCGCGTTCGGGTGCATCGTGCTCATCTCGAGCCAGCTCGCCCCGGTCCCCCTCTGGGTGTTCGTGCTCTACGGCGGGGCGAGCCTGGTGGCATTCATCGCCTACGCGGTCGACAAACGGGCCGCCCGGCTGCAGGCCTGGCGCGTCGAAGAGGGGTCGCTGCTCGCCCTCGGACTCATCGGCGGCTGGCCGGGTGCGATCCTCGCCCAGCAGGTGTTCCGGCACAAGACGCTCAAAGTGAGCTTCCAGCGGATGTTCTGGGTCACCGTCGTGCTCAACGTGCTCGGCTTCGTCGTGCTCAGCTGGATCGCCAGGGTGACGGAGATCGTCTAG
- a CDS encoding M20/M25/M40 family metallo-hydrolase translates to MEKPLEDTARIARDLIRFDTTNWGQGRSKGESEAAQYVEAELASMGVSSRLIDAAPGRTSVFARIPGADSSRAALVVHGHLDVVPADPANWSVDPFAGEIRDGMLWGRGAVDMKDMDAMILTSLGDILRSGRQPARDLVIAFFADEENGGEFGSRFAVENHPELFAGATEAISEVGGYSIDLGGQRAYLLQTGEKALVWIKLIARGVAAHGSRLIHDNAVTKLAEAIVRIGRHEWPISYGPTTHAMLDGLRRVLDADPDSDPVELIESTGLAAGFLRSTLRTTSNPTVLEAGYKHNVIPDRAEALIDVRPFAGREEETIAILRELAGPDIEIEVLVNEVGLEQPFSGALVETMVSTLQRHDPEAEVLPYLLSGGTDNKALSALGITGYGFAPLKLGPGLDFPAMFHGVDERVPLDALAFGRAVLTDFLLEA, encoded by the coding sequence ATGGAGAAACCCCTGGAAGACACGGCGAGAATCGCACGCGATCTGATTCGCTTCGACACCACGAACTGGGGTCAGGGGCGCTCCAAGGGGGAGTCGGAGGCCGCTCAGTACGTCGAGGCGGAGCTCGCGAGCATGGGCGTCTCCTCCCGCCTCATCGACGCGGCCCCGGGGCGCACGAGCGTCTTCGCCCGCATCCCCGGCGCCGATTCCTCACGGGCCGCGCTCGTGGTGCACGGCCACCTCGACGTGGTGCCGGCCGACCCCGCCAACTGGAGCGTCGACCCGTTCGCGGGCGAGATCCGCGACGGGATGCTGTGGGGCCGCGGCGCCGTCGACATGAAGGACATGGACGCCATGATCCTCACGAGCCTCGGCGACATCCTGCGCTCGGGCCGCCAGCCCGCACGCGATCTCGTGATCGCGTTCTTCGCCGACGAGGAGAACGGGGGAGAGTTCGGCTCCCGATTCGCCGTCGAGAACCACCCGGAGCTCTTCGCGGGCGCCACGGAGGCGATCAGCGAGGTGGGTGGCTACTCGATCGATCTCGGAGGCCAGCGCGCCTACCTGCTGCAGACCGGCGAGAAGGCGCTCGTCTGGATCAAGCTCATCGCTCGCGGCGTCGCAGCTCATGGCTCGCGCCTCATCCACGACAACGCCGTCACCAAGCTCGCCGAGGCGATCGTGCGCATCGGACGTCACGAGTGGCCGATCTCCTACGGGCCGACGACGCACGCGATGCTCGACGGCCTCCGTCGGGTTCTCGACGCCGACCCCGATTCGGATCCCGTGGAGCTCATCGAGAGCACGGGTCTCGCCGCGGGATTCCTGCGTTCCACCCTGCGCACCACCTCGAACCCCACCGTCCTGGAGGCCGGGTACAAGCACAACGTCATCCCCGACCGCGCCGAGGCGCTCATCGACGTGCGCCCGTTCGCGGGCCGCGAGGAGGAGACGATCGCGATCCTGCGTGAGCTCGCCGGCCCTGACATCGAGATCGAGGTGCTCGTGAACGAGGTGGGGCTGGAGCAGCCCTTCTCGGGTGCGCTCGTCGAGACGATGGTCTCGACCCTCCAGCGCCACGACCCGGAGGCCGAGGTTCTGCCGTATCTGCTCTCCGGCGGCACCGACAACAAGGCGCTCAGTGCGCTGGGGATCACCGGCTACGGCTTCGCTCCGCTCAAGCTCGGTCCCGGACTCGACTTCCCGGCGATGTTCCACGGCGTCGATGAGCGTGTTCCGCTCGACGCGCTCGCCTTCGGACGCGCGGTGCTCACCGACTTCCTGCTCGAGGCGTAG
- a CDS encoding aminotransferase class I/II-fold pyridoxal phosphate-dependent enzyme — protein sequence MSDTLESLRAEYDALRSRGLSLDLTRGKPSGAQLDLANAMLDIDLSDDHLDSAGTDLRNYGGPDGLRELREIFGELLQIPADQLLALGNASLQTMHDTIVHALLHGVPGGSRPWRDEDIAFLCPAPGYDRHFAMTEHLGIRMIPVPYLENGQVDLDVVATHLQDPAVRGMWIVPMYGNPTGATVDEETARALVSLPAAASDFRIFWDNAYAVHHLTEEEPTPLDILGLAAEAGNPDRVFVYASTSKITHAGAGVAFFGSSPANIAWYRSHAGFQTIGPDKLAQQRHLRFFGDADGVRTHMRKHRDLLAPKFALVERILSERLTGHGTWTRPTGGYFVTLSASAGTASRAVQLAKEAGIAVTPAGAAFPYGDDPADSVIRIAPSMPPEADLEQALEALALCVLLAEAELANS from the coding sequence ATGTCCGACACCCTCGAGTCGCTCCGTGCGGAGTACGACGCCCTTCGCTCCCGTGGCCTCTCCCTCGACCTCACCCGCGGCAAGCCGTCCGGGGCGCAGCTCGATCTCGCGAACGCGATGCTCGACATCGATCTGAGCGACGACCACCTCGACTCGGCGGGCACAGACCTGCGCAACTACGGCGGTCCCGACGGACTGCGCGAGCTGCGTGAGATCTTCGGCGAGCTCCTGCAGATCCCCGCCGACCAGCTCCTGGCGCTCGGCAACGCGAGCCTGCAGACGATGCACGACACGATCGTCCACGCGCTCCTGCACGGCGTTCCCGGCGGCTCGCGCCCGTGGCGCGACGAGGACATCGCGTTCCTGTGCCCCGCGCCCGGATACGACCGCCACTTCGCGATGACCGAGCACCTCGGAATCCGGATGATCCCGGTTCCCTACCTCGAGAATGGCCAGGTCGACCTCGACGTCGTCGCCACCCACCTGCAGGACCCGGCCGTGCGCGGCATGTGGATCGTGCCCATGTACGGCAACCCCACCGGCGCGACCGTCGACGAGGAGACGGCCCGCGCGCTCGTCTCACTTCCCGCAGCCGCGAGCGACTTCCGCATCTTCTGGGACAACGCGTACGCCGTGCACCACCTCACCGAGGAGGAGCCGACGCCGCTCGACATCCTGGGTCTCGCCGCCGAGGCGGGCAACCCTGACCGCGTTTTCGTGTACGCGTCGACCTCGAAGATCACCCACGCCGGCGCCGGTGTCGCGTTCTTCGGATCGTCGCCCGCGAACATCGCCTGGTACCGCTCGCACGCGGGCTTCCAGACCATCGGACCCGACAAGCTCGCCCAGCAGCGCCACCTGCGCTTCTTCGGCGATGCGGACGGTGTGCGCACGCACATGCGCAAGCACCGCGACCTCCTCGCCCCCAAGTTCGCGCTCGTCGAGCGGATCCTGAGCGAGCGCCTCACCGGCCACGGCACGTGGACGCGTCCGACGGGCGGATACTTCGTGACGCTCTCGGCCTCTGCAGGAACCGCATCGCGCGCCGTCCAGCTCGCCAAGGAAGCCGGCATCGCGGTGACGCCCGCCGGTGCAGCGTTCCCGTACGGCGATGACCCCGCCGACAGCGTCATCCGCATCGCGCCGTCCATGCCGCCCGAGGCCGACCTCGAGCAGGCGCTCGAGGCGCTCGCGCTGTGCGTTCTGCTGGCCGAAGCGGAGCTCGCGAACTCCTGA
- a CDS encoding DUF1905 domain-containing protein, with product MRFEFRAEVRPWKVRRDDWYFVDVPAEFSAEIREWADARPRAGFGAVKVAAGIGATHWSTSIFPDSGVYVLALNARVRRAEGIEYGDEVDVEIEIVD from the coding sequence GTGCGTTTCGAGTTCCGAGCCGAGGTGCGCCCATGGAAGGTGCGCCGTGACGACTGGTACTTCGTCGACGTGCCCGCCGAGTTCTCGGCGGAGATCCGGGAATGGGCGGATGCGCGTCCGCGAGCGGGCTTCGGCGCGGTGAAGGTCGCCGCCGGCATCGGGGCCACGCACTGGTCGACGTCGATCTTCCCTGACTCTGGCGTCTATGTGCTCGCCCTCAATGCGCGCGTGCGCCGGGCGGAGGGTATCGAGTACGGCGACGAGGTCGACGTCGAGATCGAGATCGTCGACTGA